In one Rutidosis leptorrhynchoides isolate AG116_Rl617_1_P2 chromosome 8, CSIRO_AGI_Rlap_v1, whole genome shotgun sequence genomic region, the following are encoded:
- the LOC139861474 gene encoding glucan endo-1,3-beta-D-glucosidase-like — translation MPIFWAFIALFTLGYNSHIPSVVQSRTTAYRSPTSAFTYPAGISTVLPNPSSFFSPNLLKSPLPTSTFFQNYVINNGSQQEYIHPYLIKSNLSSLSISYPSIFSNSNITYQIFNADLTISVFNNPNPNRTHVISSFNDLSITLDIQPNLRFFLVRGSPFITCEILKSIKLYISTNHTIHGFVPNSSKTKYKINLDNGQTWILYSSSPIKLTHNKSSILSDEFDGIIRIAVLASSDSGFESVLDTYSSRYPVSGRALFKEQHNVEYKWVKKGSGDLLMLANALHFKLIDKSLVKVLNEFKYQSIDGELVGIVGESWVLKTDPIPVTWYSIKGVEKQSYPQIIKALVQDVNGLNASNISTTSSYFFGKLVARGARMALIAEEIGYPNVIPKIKTFLKGTIEPWLDGTFKGNGFLYEKTWGGLITKQGSNDSTADFGFGIYNDHHFHIGYFLYGIAVLAKIDPIWGNKYRPQAYALMTDFMTLGRVGKSNSNLEYTRVRMFDFWKLHSWAAGLFEFTDGRNQESSSEAVNAYYSAALMGLAYGDTHLYKVGSLLTSMEIHGAQTWWHVKEDSKLYASSYTRENRVTGVLWANKRDSALWWAPREFKECRLGINVLPLSPITEVLFSDVEYVKQLVKWTLPALAREGAAEGWKGMTYALEGLYEQEIALKKIRTLTGHDDGNSLSNMLWWIFSRE, via the coding sequence ATGCCGATTTTTTGGGCATTTATAGCTCTTTTCACACTGGGATACAACTCTCATATCCCTTCTGTAGTTCAATCCCGGACCACCGCATACCGCAGTCCGACGTCGGCGTTCACCTACCCGGCGGGCATCTCCACCGTCCTACCTAACCCATCATCTTTCTTCTCTCCAAACCTGCTTAAATCCCCACTTCCCACAAGCACATTTTTCCAAAATTATGTTATTAATAATGGCAGTCAACAAGAATACATCCACCCATATCTTATcaaatcaaatctatcatcacttTCTATTTCATACCCATCTATCTTTAGCAACTCTAATATCACATACCAAATCTTCAACGCGGATCTTACCATATCCGTTTTCAATAACCCGAACCCGAATAGGACCCATGTCATATCTTCATTTAATGACCTTAGTATCACTTTAGACATTCAACCCAACTTAAGATTCTTTCTTGTTAGAGGTAGTCCCTTTATAACATGTGAAATCTTAAAAAGCATCAAACTTTACATTTCAACTAATCACACCATTCATGGGTTTGTTCCAAATTCTTCTAAAACTAAGTACAAGATTAATCTTGATAATGGTCAAACTTGGATTTTGTATTCATCTTCACCTATTAAATTAACCCATAATAAGTCCAGTATCCTATCTGATGAATTTGATGGGATAATCCGGATTGCTGTATTGGCGAGTTCAGATTCAGGATTCGAATCGGTTCTTGATACGTATAGCTCTCGTTACCCGGTTTCGGGTCGTGCTTTGTTTAAGGAACAGCATAATGTTGAGTACAAATGGGTCAAAAAAGGTAGTGGTGATTTATTAATGTTAGCTAATGCTCTTCATTTTAAGCTTATTGATAAATCTTTAGTTAAAGTTCTTAATGAGTTTAAATACCAAAGTATTGATGGTGAGCTTGTTGGTATTGTTGGAGAATCATGGGTCTTGAAAACCGACCCGATTCCGGTAACATGGTATTCGATTAAAGGAGTCGAAAAACAATCATACCCTCAAATTATTAAAGCTCTTGTGCAAGATGTTAATGGTTTGAATGCAAGTAATATATCCACAACATCATCTTACTTTTTTGGGAAATTGGTTGCAAGGGGAGCTAGAATGGCATTAATAGCCGAAGAAATCGGTTATCCGAATGTGATCCCGAAAATTAAAACGTTTTTGAAAGGTACAATTGAGCCATGGTTAGATGGTACCTTTAAGGGTAATGGGTTTTTGTATGAGAAAACATGGGGTGGGCTTATAACAAAACAAGGGTCTAATGATTCGACTGCAGATTTCGGTTTTGGTATATACAATGATCACCATTTTCATATCGGTTACTTTCTTTATGGAATCGCGGTTCTTGCGAAGATAGATCCGATTTGGGGAAATAAGTATAGACCTCAAGCGTACGCTTTAATGACGGATTTCATGACATTGGGTAGAGTTGGGAAGTCGAATTCGAATTTGGAGTACACACGTGTGAGAATGTTTGATTTTTGGAAGCTTCATTCATGGGCTGCAGGATTGTTTGAATTCACAGATGGAAGAAATCAAGAAAGCTCAAGTGAAGCTGTAAACGCGTATTACTCTGCTGCGTTAATGGGATTAGCGTATGGTGATACACACCTTTATAAAGTTGGATCTTTGCTTACATCAATGGAGATTCATGGTGCACAAACATGGTGGCATGTTAAAGAAGATAGTAAACTATATGCTTCGAGCTACACGCGCGAAAATAGAGTGACGGGCGTTCTTTGGGCTAATAAAAGAGACAGTGCATTATGGTGGGCCCCAAGGGAATTTAAGGAATGTAGGTTAGGGATAAATGTGTTGCCGTTGTCGCCTATTACAGAAGTGTTGTTTTCTGATGTGGAGTATGTGAAGCAGCTCGTAAAGTGGACGTTGCCTGCGTTGGCTAGAGAAGGTGCTGCTGAAGGTTGGAAAGGGATGACGTATGCATTGGAAGGTCTTTATGAACAGGAGATTGCTCTTAAAAAGATTAGAACTTTGACTGGTCATGATGATGGGAATTCACTAAGTAATATGTTGTGGTGGATCTTTAGTAGGGAATAA
- the LOC139862463 gene encoding protein trichome birefringence-like 21, translating to MKSNPIELPTTTTNVNNNNIHKPLINSKQFILPSITLALLITIHLNIVNFSDLRLVNPVTTQANSTDEDNKCNLFQGSWVFDDEREMYYTNETKCIIDDRQNCMKYGRPDNDFMRWRWQPNKCDLPEFDAVEFLEIVRGKSMGFIGDSLGRNQMQSLVCMLANEAYPIDVSNTSDTRYRRWLFPTYNFTLVAIWSPLLVKTRDPNPNNFTSNSLMNIYLDEADDRWTSQVQTLDIIVFSAGQWFYRPFMYYEQGQLVGCRLCIQENVTDLGVYYAYQKASRTAFSTLLNVQNYTGLVFLRSLSPQHFENGGYYDGGNCVRTRPFETQEMKLDGYQLQMYLTQVNEFKAVQKEGENRGLKFRLLDSSDAMILRPDGHPNHYGHPASDNKSFADCVHWCMPGPVDTWNEFLLEMLKMEGDGFIEKSAQRNITKLN from the exons ATGAAGTCCAATCCAATTGAACTTCCCACAACCACAACCAATgtcaataataacaatattcacAAACCACTCATCAACTCAAAACAATTCATCCTTCCATCTATAACTTTAGCCCTTTTAATCACAATCCATCTCAACATTGTAAACTTTTCCGATCTCCGGTTAGTTAATCCGGTTACAACGCAAGCGAACTCAACCGATGAAGATAACAAGTGTAACTTGTTTCAAGGCAGTTGGGTGTTTGATGATGAAAGGGAAATGTACTATACAAATGAAACAAAATGCATTATCGATGATCGACAAAATTGTATGAAGTATGGAAGGCCGGATAACGACTTCATGAGGTGGAGATGGCAGCCTAATAAATGTGATTTGCCTGAATTCGACGCCGTTGAGTTCTTGGAAATTGTTAGAGGAAAAAGCATGGGCTTTATTGGAGACTCGCTAGGACGAAATCAAATGCAATCATTGGTTTGCATGTTAGCTAAC GAAGCTTATCCTATAGACGTTTCGAATACGAGCGATACAAGATACAGAAGATGGCTATTTCCTACTTACAATTTTACACTTGTAGCGATTTGGTCGCCTTTATTGGTTAAAACTCGCGATCCAAATCCTAACAACTTCACCAGCAACAGTTTAATGAACATTTATTTAGATGAGGCAGATGACAGATGGACATCTCAAGTTCAAACCTTAGACATTATCGTATTTTCGGCTGGACAGTGGTTTTATAGACCATTTATGTACTACGAACAGGGTCAACTTGTGGGTTGTCGTTTATGCATTCAAGAAAATGTTACAGACCTCGGTGTTTACTATGCGTACCAAAAAGCATCAAGAACAGCCTTTAGCACACTTTTAAACGTACAGAATTATACAGGATTAGTCTTTTTAAGGTCATTATCACCGCAACATTTTGAAAACGGCGGTTATTATGATGGAGGAAATTGCGTTAGAACGCGACCGTTTGAAACACAAGAGATGAAGTTGGATGGATATCAGTTACAAATGTACTTAACTCAAGTGAATGAATTTAAAGCGGTACAAAAAGAAGGCGAAAACCGAGGGTTAAAATTTAGGCTATTGGATTCGAGTGATGCGATGATATTGAGGCCCGATGGACACCCGAACCATTATGGTCATCCGGCTAGTGATAACAAAAGTTTTGCGGATTGTGTTCATTGGTGTATGCCCGGCCCGGTGGACACATGGAACGAGTTCTTGCTTGAAATGTTGAAAATGGAAGGAGATGGTTTTATTGAAAAATCGGCTCAGAGGAACATTACAAAATTGAATTGA